A region of the Thermogladius calderae 1633 genome:
CCTTCAGGTACAACCTGACGATGGGGGGCAGGCTGTCGGGTAGAGTCGACGAGGACTTCATGAAGCGCCTGGTCGAGCTCTTCAGAGTGGAGAAGTTACTTGAAAGGAAGTCGTGGGAGCTGAGCGCGGGGCAGGCAAAGATATGCTCGTTGATAAGAGCCCTGTCTGTTAAGGCGGAGGTCTACGCGCTGGACGAGCCGTTCAATAGTCTAGACTCGTCCAACGTGTCCAGGCTCCTATCGGTGCTGAGGGAGCTCTCTAATACGAAGGCCGTCCTCGTCTCGACACACTTCCTGTACGAGGGGTTGTTGAACTCGGCGAAGAAGACGATAAGGCTGATCAACGGAAAAATAGCCTGAGATAATCTACTTACCGCTCTTCCTCTCCTCTCCACGCCTCTCTTTAGGGGCCTCGACCTCTATGACTCTGACCCCGACCCCCATTAGCCTCCTCATAACCGCGTCGATGAACCTGACGTGGCTTCCCTTCTGTCCCACGAAGGCAGGGTAGGCGTCCGAGCTCACCTTGACTAGGAGGTCTGGGCCCGCGAAGTCGGCGTCGATGATGTGCTTGTGGATCCAGCCAATGGGGTGTATCGACCTCACCAGCGGCTTCAGGTCCAGAGTCAGCTCCACGGCGCGGAGTTTAAGGCCTGTATCGCTCTCGACAGCGGTTATCCTCTCACCACCCTTCCCTATCAACCTCCCGATGTAGCCTTCTTTGACTACTATGAGTGCGTCGGGCAGGGTCTCCGTCTTTAGCCCAACAGACTTCTTCTCGTCGATGAACTCGACAGCGGTGATCACCTCGGCGTCGGGGGCCCTGATCTTTGTGGCGTCGATGATCATCTTCTCGCTGTCCTTCAGCTTCCTCGTCCTCAGCTTGGTCTCTAGTATCAGCTTCACCCCTCTGCGCGCGCCGGGCCTGACTATGTCTTTGAGCCCGAGGTCGACTACTCTCGCCGACTCTTCGCCCAGGAGCACCTCTCTCAGTAGCGACGCGCTATCTTTACTACCGTGCTCTCTCTGGAAGACCGGGTCTCCGGCCACGATGAGACGACTGTTCCTGCCTATCCTAGTTATCAGCTCCACAGCGCTCTCGACTGACACGCTGTGGACGTCGTCTAGGAATATGATCGAGTCGTCGAACGTCCTACCCCTCAAGTAGTGGGTGTCGGCTATGACGATCCTGCCCTGCTTGATCAGCTCCTTTATCTTCTCTACTTCGATATAGCCCGACAAGACGTCGCCCATGTAGTTCGAGGCGACATCGTAGTACATCTCTCCAAGCTCGACCATCGAGAGCTCCCGTCCAGTCGTTACGTCGACTACGGGCCTCGAGATAACGAACCTCCTGTACTCCCCGCTAAGCACGGCGTCTACACCGTAGAGCAGGCTGAAGAGGCTTTTACCAGACCCTGTCGGTCCGAAGAGCCCTACGATCTCGTACTTCTTGTTGGACAGCGCTATCTGCATCTCCTCCTGGCCCGGCGTCTGGGGTTTCAAGCTCTTGAACAACTCACCCATACAGTTTTCCCTCGCGGGGCTGATGAAAACACAGCCTAGTTAACAGGATTCTAGTAAATAGCCATTATAAGTTTTCGAGCAAATCGTGGACAGCACTCTCCTTGAGCCGTAGAGGGGTTAAGCCAGAGGCCAGCTTCCACGCCTCTGCTAGCAGCGCTTTCAAGACTGCTGGGTCGGCTCCACTCTTCTCAAGAGACTTCTTGAGGCGGTCTCTGGACAGGCTGTCCGCCCACGCCATCATGAGCGCTAACCCCTTCGCAGTGTAGGGGTACTGACCTCTCGCGACCAACTTCGCGATCAACCCCTCTAGTGGGGGAAGCCTGACCTCGAACCCGAGCAGGTTATACGCGAAAGACTCTCTAAGTAGTTCGACGTCAAGCCCAGTCACGGCCGTCTCGATCACTAAGAGAGGGAGTGTGACAAGGTTTACAGCGGCAACACCCTTTTCTCTCAACGACGTCCTCAGCTTTGCTTGTATATAACCCATCTGTGTCGCAGAAGTCACGGCTTGAATAACGTCGTCTTCTCTACCCGCGTCGACGAGCACCCTCGCCTCTTGTAGGGGTTGGACAAGCCCGTAGAGTCCGGTGGCTAAGTCGTCTAGGACGACGTAGTTCACTCCAAGCCTTCTCAGCTCTCTCCCAATCCCCTCGACGAGCCTGAGCGTCTCCTCTAGAACCCTGCTCGTCATGCCGGTCCATCTACAGTGCGGGGGCTAGTAGGTACACTATCTTCCCTACCCCAAGTGAGAACTCTAGCTGGAGTGGGGAGTCGGTACTGAACCTGACGGCTATTGTGTCGGATATTTTGCTGAGCCCGATCACCGAGGAGACGTAGGAGACTTGGTAGCTAGCCTTGCTCCTCTCCTTTACCTCGAGGGACACGAGAGCAGGTGACCCGACTTGGTACTTGGCCTCGACGGTCCCGGTGCCCTTCCCCCTCACTATTAGCTCCTCCTCGGTTGCCTCGAACTCTATCTTCTCCGAGACGCTTTCCACGTCTTTAACTGCCTCCTTGAGGCCGCCCGCTATAAGCCTGGCGTCCACTTTAAACTCCAGGTTCGCGAGAGATATCTCGGGCGGCTTAACGTCGAGGTTCCTGAACTTGTAGAGCCTCTTCGTCGCAGAGACTAGCGTCAGCTCGACGTACTCCTCGTCGCCTTCGATGTTGAGCCTGTCCCCTTTCTTCGCCTTTTTGAACAGCTTGTCCAGGTTGGACACCGAGACTCCAATGTTGAGTGGGGCCTCTACGTTGTACTCGCTGAATGCTTCCGCGGGCAACTCTATGTCTATCAGCGCGATATTGCTTATGTCCATTGCCGTGATCCTGAGCTTATCTTGTTGAAACTGGAAAGCCACTTCATCGACTATCTTACTCAAAGCGTCTACAATCTCCTTGAAGTACCTGGCCTCCGGGTAAACCACTTTTATCAATATGCTACACCATACATGTGATTATACGTTGAGCCTAGGTAATTAAACTCAGTGGTCGGTTCTATGACTGACCGGGCAGCCAAGTACTTCACCACCAAGGCGACGGAGAGAGACCGTGCGGTGTTCGAAGCAGGCCTTGCACTGGGCATGGTGGTCCACCAGTTTACGGGTATACCACTGAGGAGCAACGAGGACGCAGAGATGCTGGAAAGGCTGATCGAGAGGTCGATCTTGTCGCAGCCGTACAGGACAAGGGCGAAAGTCGCGATAAAGAGGAGGTTCGACCACAAGCCCGAAGACCCCTACGACTATAGCACCCTTAAGACAAGCGACCTCGACGTCCTAGTAGAGGTGAGGTACGGTAGGTTCGTGGTAAGGGCCAGGCTTAGGCGTGTTGAAGAGCTCGACTTCAACCTCGCCTACATCGAGGACATCGAGGAGGTGTGAGTTGAAGGGCGTAGCGTGGGCTATAACCGGGTCCGGGGTCTTCATCAACGAGTCGCTACAAGCCATACGGGCCCTCAGGAGTAGGAACGTCCCGGTTACCGTGTTCGTCTCGAGGGCAGGCGAAGAGGTCTTGAAGATGTACGGTATGATCAGGTTGCTAGAGGAGCTCGTGCGTGGCGAGTACCCGAACGAGGTAGTGTACGAGAGGGACGAGGGTCACAGCTTCCCGAAGACCGGTAGGTTGTACAAGGGTGTGTACAGCTTCGTGGTAGTTTCCCCGGCTACGACCAACACGGTGGCTAAGATAGTCCACGGGATAGCGGACTCGCTGGTGTCGAACCTCGTAAGCCACGCGATAAAGACGGGTACGCCTGTTCTCGTGGTCCCCTCTGACCTGGTTGAGACGACCTCGAGGATACCACTACTAGTAGACCGAGACGTGTGCGAGTCCTGCAGTAGTTGCGTCGCAAGCACGGCCTGCCCCACAGGGGCAATGAGTAGAGACCAAGTGTTCAAAGTACGGGTAGACTTGTTGAAGTGCGTCCTATGCGGTTTGTGCGTTGAAGCGTGCCCGTACGGTGCTATAAAGTTGAACGTCGAGATAAGGGTCAATCCCCACCCCTACTACGTGGGTATCATAAACAGGTTAACCGAGATACCGGGTGTGAGAGTCCTCGAGAACCCAAACCGCGTTCTCGACGTTCTCAGGGAGAGAGGTGTCTACGCTTGAAGACGCTTTTTGTGACGGGTAGGCTGGCTAGTGAGATGCTAAAGAGGGTGCTCCACGAAAGTGGCTTGAACCCCAGCGAGTACGACGTCTTAGTGGCCGATATAGACGTGGCAGCCTTCATGACAGCGTCCTATGTAAAGCGGGTACTCGAGTCCCGCAGAGACCTCCTCCGGGGCTTCGACCTAGTTGTAGTCCCCGGCTTCACACGAGGCGACCTATCCCAGGTTGCCCGCGAGCTCGGTGTGAGCATAGTCAAGGGGCCTCGGTTCCTCCAGGACATACCGCTGTTTATTAAGGCCCTCAGGGAAGGCGTGAGGTTCTCACCCGTAGACCCCGCAGACACGCTACTTGAGGGGTATAGGTCTCTACGCGAAAGGGACTTGGTTAGGAGAGTCGAGGAGAGCTCGTGGGAGAGCCGTGTTTTCACCATAGGGTCTGGCCCTACCGCAAAACCGGTGTCGCGTGTAAGGCCACTCGTGGTAGCCGAGGTCAGCAACGCTGTGGAGCTAAGCGAGGAGGAAGCCGTTGCCACAGCTAAGAGATTCGTCGAGAGCGGCGCTGACGTGGTAGTCGTCGGTGGAGAAGCGGGAGAGGATAGGCCGGAAAAAATCGGGTCCATCCTAAGAAGGCTCCGGGGTGGGCTAGGCGTCCCAGTAGGGGTAGACGCGTACCACCC
Encoded here:
- a CDS encoding ATP-binding cassette domain-containing protein is translated as MEVVLEGVSHTYNGKEYALEEIDLSIDGPGMYLVVGPNGSGKTTLLKIVSLNLRPSRGRVTVDGVDAWNTSKKEFAELKSRFVYSHDKPILLRGTFRYNLTMGGRLSGRVDEDFMKRLVELFRVEKLLERKSWELSAGQAKICSLIRALSVKAEVYALDEPFNSLDSSNVSRLLSVLRELSNTKAVLVSTHFLYEGLLNSAKKTIRLINGKIA
- a CDS encoding PhoH family protein, which gives rise to MGELFKSLKPQTPGQEEMQIALSNKKYEIVGLFGPTGSGKSLFSLLYGVDAVLSGEYRRFVISRPVVDVTTGRELSMVELGEMYYDVASNYMGDVLSGYIEVEKIKELIKQGRIVIADTHYLRGRTFDDSIIFLDDVHSVSVESAVELITRIGRNSRLIVAGDPVFQREHGSKDSASLLREVLLGEESARVVDLGLKDIVRPGARRGVKLILETKLRTRKLKDSEKMIIDATKIRAPDAEVITAVEFIDEKKSVGLKTETLPDALIVVKEGYIGRLIGKGGERITAVESDTGLKLRAVELTLDLKPLVRSIHPIGWIHKHIIDADFAGPDLLVKVSSDAYPAFVGQKGSHVRFIDAVMRRLMGVGVRVIEVEAPKERRGEERKSGK
- the pcn gene encoding proliferating cell nuclear antigen (pcna), whose protein sequence is MVYPEARYFKEIVDALSKIVDEVAFQFQQDKLRITAMDISNIALIDIELPAEAFSEYNVEAPLNIGVSVSNLDKLFKKAKKGDRLNIEGDEEYVELTLVSATKRLYKFRNLDVKPPEISLANLEFKVDARLIAGGLKEAVKDVESVSEKIEFEATEEELIVRGKGTGTVEAKYQVGSPALVSLEVKERSKASYQVSYVSSVIGLSKISDTIAVRFSTDSPLQLEFSLGVGKIVYLLAPAL
- a CDS encoding dihydroneopterin aldolase family protein, producing the protein MTDRAAKYFTTKATERDRAVFEAGLALGMVVHQFTGIPLRSNEDAEMLERLIERSILSQPYRTRAKVAIKRRFDHKPEDPYDYSTLKTSDLDVLVEVRYGRFVVRARLRRVEELDFNLAYIEDIEEV
- a CDS encoding flavoprotein; amino-acid sequence: MKGVAWAITGSGVFINESLQAIRALRSRNVPVTVFVSRAGEEVLKMYGMIRLLEELVRGEYPNEVVYERDEGHSFPKTGRLYKGVYSFVVVSPATTNTVAKIVHGIADSLVSNLVSHAIKTGTPVLVVPSDLVETTSRIPLLVDRDVCESCSSCVASTACPTGAMSRDQVFKVRVDLLKCVLCGLCVEACPYGAIKLNVEIRVNPHPYYVGIINRLTEIPGVRVLENPNRVLDVLRERGVYA